CACGGCGCCGGGCAGGATCAGCACAGCGGGGTCTGGTTTTTGACTTCGACCAAAGACGGTCATACTGCTGTGTCTCAGGGAAATGGGGTGCTGCTTTTCGGCCACCACCGGGGAAGACGGCCCGCGGTGCGGCGGGTAGATGAGACCGCGGTGGAGTTGTTTAAGGAGGCGTCAGAGGCCAATAATTTCGTGGAGACGCGGGGGATCTATCGGCTGGTTCCGCCACACTATATCGACTATGAGATGACTGCCACGGCTCGAGAGGGGCACAGGCCACAGGAAGACTATTCTTTTGGCTGGTGTTGTTATGTCAATTCTCCTCTGGATGGCGGTATTCATTTTATCGAGAAGGGGCTATGGACCTATTATTACAATCCGATTCACGGGCAGGGAGCGATGATTTTTCCGACCGATCTGCCGGTGGATGAACGCGAACCCTGGGGGCGGGATGCAGCTACGGCATTTCTTGATGGGAAGCGGAATTTCAGCCATTCGGATTCGGGACATACTTTCGATTATCCCTTTTATTTTGGTATTATCCGGGGCATGATGTTTTTGATTATGGCGGATGATTATCCGGGGTTTCGGTTCTATCTTTCTCCTTCGGGTGCTGGCGGGTCAATTGTTCCGGGGCAGAGTAGCCCCGCGTGGGATTTTAACTGGCAGGTGAACGCGCTTCCCGTGGATGAACCACAGGTGCTTCATGTGCGTGTGGCGTACAAGCGGCTGGATAAGACAGAGGAGGTTCCAAACGGGTACGCGGCGGACCACGCTTTTTGGGAATTCCAGAAGTTTCGAGAGATTCATCCTATTCGGGGAGCGCGAGATTAAGGGATTCACTGTCCAGGAGGTTAGAGATGCGACCGCAGATAGGTCAGACTCTGGTTCATCCAGTCGACGTGTTCGGCGCTGCCGGGCGGCAGCCGCAGTTTGATGCAGGCAGTGGTCTTTTCCGGATTGGGAAGTTGTTCGGATAGCATCGGCAGAAGTGTCTCAAAATCGACCGAGCCTCGCCCGATCGGTGTTCCCCAGATTGTCACGTCATTCGAGCGATGGGGATAGATCTGTACGTCCTTGAACGCCACCGCCACCGCGTGGGGCAATACCACCTTTGCGGCAGCTACTGGTTCTTCGCAGACCGGAAAAGGATTGGCGGTATCGAACGCCATCATCAGGTTCGGGTGGCACACCTTCTCCATTACCGATACCATTTCGTGGCCCCGATAGTCCAGGTGGGGCAGCAAGGAGAGTTGGATGTCTCTTTCCGACGCCGCTTCTGCCACCGGTCTCAGGTGATCGGCCGCCAGGCGCAACTGGTCGGCCAGCGGGGGCTGTCGCGTAAACCGGTTGTGAAGGCTCCCTCTCCCGAAGATCACGATCGTTTTCACCCCGCCGATACTGGCCTGGTCAAACGCCCGCTCTGCCCGCTCTCGCAACCGGATTTCACCCCCGTCCGGTGTTACGAAATCCTCGCTCCAGTAGCCCACCCATGTCACCCCCAGATCGGCCGCTTTCTCTTTGACTTCCTTCGGATGGTCTGTCCCCGACAGGGGTAGCGGCGCCTCCATGGCCTTCAGGTCGTATTCCGCGCAGCGGTCCAGCAACCACAATAGCGGCGCCTGCTCGGGGAGAGTGCCGCTGTAGGTTGGCGATGCCAGTCCCAGGATCACTGTTTTTTCCTTTTAAATTTCCAAATGTTAGCGTGTCCGCAAAGTAGGGGTGTGACAATAGGATGTCAACGGAAATCCTCTCTTGTTTTTGCAGATATGACACACTATCTTGCCCCTGGATTCTTTCATTGGTCCTCCCTCCTGCGGCGATTTCATCCTATGTGTTAAGGAGCATTCTATGCGACCTATATCCTTTGAAGACGATCTTTCTCGTTTGATTGATCAGGCGCAGCCGTCTCTGCTATTTGAGGGTGCGACTAAGGAGGATTTTTGCGTCTGGCAGGAGGAGTTTCGAGATGTGCTGACCGGGCTGATTGGCCCGCGGCCCGAACGGGCTGCGCTTTGTCTTGAGTTTGAGGAGGAGATCGACTGTGGTGTGTACGTGCGCAGGCGGATTTCTTACCAGACGGAGCCTGGGGTTTTTGTGCCGGCTTATCTCCTGGTGCCAAAGGGTCTGACGCAGGGGGATAAAGCGCCGGGGCTTCTCTGTCTTCACGGGCACGGGCATTTTGGGAAGGATAGTGTGGTGGGGCTTAACGATACGCCCGAGCGGCAGGCTGAGATCGATAAATGTAGTTACGATTTTGGGCACGGGTTTGCAGAACAGGGTTATGTGGTTCTCGCTCCGGATCTTCGGGGGTTTGGAGAGCGCCGGCCTGGTTATCCCGGTCCCCGGACTGATTTTTGTCCCCGGAATTATATGTGTGCTACTTTGCTGGGTACTACTGTGGTGGCGCTCCATCTCTGCGATCTGGGGGCTGCCCTGGATGTTTTGCAGGGGCTCGATTTTGTCGATGGAGACCGGCTGGGGTGCGCGGGGCTGTCGCTGGGGGGGCGGATGACGATGATGATTTCGGCGTTTGATTCCCGGATTAAGATCGCGGTTCCTTCCGGGTGTATGAATTTGTACCAGGAGCGCTATCAGGCTCTGAGTCAGTGCGGCGCGCAGTTGATTCCCGGTCTGCTCCGCTATGGCGATACGCCGGAGATTTTTTCACTGATTGCGCCCCGGCCTATGGTTATTGAGATTGGGACGCAGGATCGGCTTATTCCACACGATTGGGCAGCGCGCGGTCTGGCGCGGATTCGGAAGGCGTATCGGGCTGCAGGTGCTATAAGGGATTTGTTTGTGGATCGGTTCGACGGGGGGCATCAGTTCAATATGACCGTGGCTCAGAGGGTTCTGGGAAGGTTGCGCAGAGGATGATGAGTTGGCATTGCGCTTGGGTGAGGTTTGTCGGATATTGTCTGCGCGTGTGAATTGCAAGATAGGACAAAAGTGATGACGCGACTTCAACTTCTCTGTACCGGCACTCCTGCCCCGCTCGCGCACCGCGGCGGCTCCAGCTATCTCGTCCAGACGGGTGACGAAACCCTGATCTTCGATTGCGGTCCGGCGTCGGTGCGGCGCATGCTCGAAGCGGGTCTCGCTCTGCCCTCGATTGACCATTTATTTCTGACCCATTTGCACTACGACCACTGCATTGATTTTGCCTATCTGGTGCTGACGCGCTGGGATCAGAGCGTCGGCCAGATACCGGAATTGCAGGTGTACGGCCCGGCGCCAACAGCGCATATGGCGCACCGGTTGTTTTCTGCCGATGGCGCCTTTGGCCCGGATCTGGCGGCCCGTACTCTGCACCCGGGTAGCCATTTTGTGTACGAGGCGCGCGGCGGCACTATGCCGCGGAAGAGGCCCAATCCACAGGTGCGCGAGGTCGGTTCCGGAGATCGGATTGAGACCGATGGCTGGCAGGTCGATGTGGCAGAGGTGGTGCATGTACAGCCCCAGCTTACCTGTCTGGCATATCGTTTGACCACACCTGATGGTACCATCGTATTTGGCGGCGACACTGCGCCGGTGGATCGGCTCACGGATCTGGCAAGAGGTGCGGATGTGCTGCTGCACATGTGCCATTTCATCAATGGCGAAGTCGATGACGAACGTCTGACGAGTTGTTGTTCTGGTCACCTCGATGCGGCGACTACGGCGCGGGATGCTGGCGTCAAGACGCTGGTTCTCGTTCATCTGACGGAGCAGTTGGAAACGCCGGGCGTTCGGGAGCGGGTGTTGCACGAGGTAGGAGAGATATTCGACGGTCAGGTGATCCTCGGAGAGGATCTGCTGGAGGTGCCGATGGGTACTATTGATACGGAGCCTGTGCGATGAATAATGCTATGGAGATTCTCACTGATCCCGACGTATGGGTGCCGATGCGCGATGGGATGCGGATGGCGGCACATGTGTTCCGTCCCGATGCGGAGGGGTGCTTCCCTGGAATTTTGCTGCGCACGCCATACGGCCGTCCGAAGTCCGGATTTGAGCGTTATGTGCGCGCCGGTTATGCCGTGGTGAGTATGGATTCACGCGGGCGCTACGGGTCTGAGGGCGATTGGGTGCCGTTTACCGAGGCGCATACGGGGGATGCCGAAGATGGTTACGACTCTGTGGAGTGGCTGGCGGCGCAGCCCTGGTGCAATGGTAGGATCGGTACTCTGGGAGCCTCTTATAATGCCTGGATGCAGTGGCAGTTGGCAAAATTGCGCCCGCCGCATCTGGTGGCGATGTGTGCGTACACCATTCCCCTGGAATTGACAGAGGTGGATTGGCCTGGCGGGTTCCGGCCGGGACGGCGCATCAAGTGGTGGCTCACTTCTATGGCTCCAGATCTTCGGCGACGCCAGGGATTGCCGCCGCCGCATACGCCAGCGGAGGCACTGGAGGTATGGAACGAGGATGTCGAGAGCCAGTGGCTTGACTACCTGCCGTGGCTCGACTTTCCGCGCCATCTGCCGCCGGGGCTGGCGGAGTACGCGAGAGACTGGCTGGAGCACCCAAACCGGCGGGCATGGCGGTTCGACGAGGTACACGGGGAAGTTGCGGTGCCAAATCTCGATTTCAGCGGCTGGTACGACCACTGCAATGGCTCGATGCAGCATCTGCAACTGATGCAGCGCAATGGTCGCACCGAGCAGTCGCGGTCGCAGACAAAGCTAATCGCGGGTCCGTGGAACCATCCGAGTCTCGGTCGCCGCGAGGTGGCGGGGTTTGACTTTGGTCCACAGGCAGAGCTTGATTTGCCGGGCATGATCATCCGCTGGTTCGACTACTGGCTCAAAGAAGACGACAATGGTATTGATTGCGAGCCAGCAGTGCGCTATTTCGCGATGGCGGGTAAGGGAGGATATTGGCGCGAGGCCGATACCTGGCCGCCGCCGAATACGACATCGCGCGCGTATTTGTTGAGCAGCGACGGAAATGCCGGATTTGGCGGCTCTGGGCGGCTGTCAGTTGACGGTGGAAATGACGGTGTTGATCGTTTTGACTACGATCCTCACGACCCGGTGCCGACCTTGTGGACGAAGGAGTTGTTTACGGGTCCGTCGGACCGGCGTCTGCTGGAAGATCGCGATGATATTCTCTGCTACCGCTCCGCGCCTCTGACTGAAGCCGTGGAGGTTGCCGGCTATCCAGAAGCTGTTCTCTTTGTCAGTTCGTCAGCGCCAGATACGGACTTTTTTGCGCGCCTAATTGACGAGTACCCGCCCACAGACGGGGACCAGGCACCCGCGCTGGAGATGTGCTATGGCATGGTGTGCGCGCGTCACCGCAACGGCCTCGATAGTGAAGAGCTGTTGGAATCGGGGATGGTGGTGGAGTTGCGCATCCAACTCGGTCCAACGGCCTGCCGTTTCGAGCCGGGCCATCGCATTCGCCTGGAGATCACATCCAGCGATTTTCCCAACCACGACCGCAATCACAATACGGGAAGGAACGATCTGGCAGATACCGAGCTTGTGAGGGCGACGAATGCCGTACATCACTCGGCAGCCCATCCTTCGCGGCTCGTGCTCCCCACTATTTCCCACCCGATTGCCGACTGAGCATACCTATGCCCCAATCCGGATCGGCTTCCCGCACTCCTAACACTTCCATAGATCAGGCGCCCGTTCTGCCCCAGGTCTGGGCTATTGCCTGGCCCGTGGTGGCTGCTTCGATGCTCGATGCTATGGAGGGCCTCATTGATATCTCCATGGTCGGGCAGCTGGGTCCGGAAGCGATTTCAGCGGTGGGGCTCAGTCGGCAAATTCTGTTTCTGACGATGGTGATGGCGATGTCGATCAGTACCGGGTCGCGTACTCTGGTCGCCCAGTTTTACGGGGCTGAACGCCACGAGGACCTCAGTCATACGGCGCAACAGGCGATTCTGATGGGGGCACTGCTGGCCGTTGTCATGGCCTTGCTCGGGGGCTTGATCGCCCGCCCTACGTTGATCTTGTTGGGAGCACAGCCCGAGGTGCTCGGCCATGCCGTGCCTTTCCTGCGCATCTACTTCGGCGGCGTCATTTTTATGATGCTCAATTATCTCATCAGTGCGATTTTTGGCGGTGCTGGCGATACCCGAACGCCGTTGAAGATTTCGTGTCTTATTATAATTTTGAAGCTTCCCCTCACCTATGGCTTGATCTTTGGTGCCTGGGGGCTGCCGCAGATGGGGGTTTGTGGGGCTGCAGTTGGTACGCTCGCGTCGCGGGCTGTCGGTTGTATTGTGGGTTTCTGGTTGCTTACTTCCGGGCGCTCGCGTGTGCAGATGCGCTGGACCTGGCGTCTGTCTTTTAACCGCGATATTATCGGGCGGATGATGCAAATTGGGGTGCCAGCGGGAATTCAGGGATTTTTCCGCAATGGCGCTCGTATCCTGTTTTATCGGGTGGCGAGTTGGACCTCGCAGCCCACTACTGCAGTTGCCGCGCTGACGATTGGGCTACAGATGCGGATGATTGGCATTATGCCGGCTCTGGCTTTTGGCGTAGCGGCAACTGCTCTGGTTGGCCAGCGATTGGGCGCAAAGCAAATACCGCAAGCGGAACGCTTTGGATCAAGTGCGATCCGGCTCTGCATGGTGTTTATCGTTGTTTGCGCCATTGTCATTTGTGCCTTCGCCCGGGAAATCGTCGATTTGTTCACCGATTCGGTGGCCGTCATTGATATGGGCTATATCATGCTCTGGTTTTTTACGATTGCGCAGGTTTTCTCCGCGTTGTCCATCGTGTCCGCAGGTGTCCTGGCAGGTGGCGGTGAGACCAGGCCCCCGCTCTATTACACGATTTTGGCACAATGGGTGGTTATGCTGCCGTTGTCCTATGTTCTGGCTTTTCTGTTTGGGATGGATACCCTCGGCATCTGGATTGCCTGGCTGATTGGCGGCATCATCCAGGGCGTTCTGGTCTGGACGTCCTATCTAAAGGGTAGATGGAAACAGACAGTGATATGAGGCTATACGGTAAGCGCGATATCGTTTCGTGTTGCGATTTCTTTTTGGTCCTGATAACCCGCGTGTGCTGTGAGTTCAAGCGTTTCGGGAGAGAGGCGTTGTTGAATGGCCTGGGGCAGTTCTGATCTTCCTGCGTATTGGGGGTGATAGCGCAAGACGAGGATCATCCGCATGCGATCTTTTGGCGTCCAGGGCAGGGCGCCGTGGGTGACGAGTTCGTTCATGACGACGATGTCGCCGGCTTTGGGTGTGATGTTGACCACGCCTTCGGGGATGTGGTCGCGGTTTTCGATCAGGCCGTTTTGAAAGAGGTGCCGGGGGCGATCAAACAGGCTTTTGTGCGAGCCGGGGACGACGAGGAGACCTCCGTCGCCCGAATGCACGTCGGTGAGGTAGGGGAAGCAGACGGTGTTGTCGCAAAAGATGCGTCCGTTGCGGACTTCGTAGCGGGTGGCGTCCCAGCCGAAATCGTCGCGGGCGCAGTGCAGGCGGAGTGCTTCGTCGTTTTGGTCGGGGATGTTGACCTGAAGCGTGCCGCTGGTGAGGCGGGGCCGGCCATTGGTGAGTTCTGTGACGATGGGCCAGGTCGCGGGGTGCAGGGTGAGGCGTTCGAGTGCTTTGTCGAATGCAAAGCCGTGCAGGTGGCGTTTGCCGTTTTTGCCAAAGCCTTCGGGTAATTTTGCTTCGGGGGTTGTGACGTAGCGTTCGGCGGCTTCTCGCGCGGTGTTCAGTTCGTCTTCAGAGAGGGCGTTGCGCAGGTGCAGGTACCCGTTGAGGTCAAAGAGGTAGCGTTGTTCAGGGGTCATCATGGTGTTTCACTTTCTTTTTGGGATTTTATCGCCGTCGGGACGGGGTGTGTGCTGCCAATATCCCGAAGGGTCAATGCCGCGGCATAAGACCGCGGGTGAGTGGTCGGTTTCTCGGGTGCGGACTTCGGGGGGCATGTAGCGCAGGGTCAGGCCGCAGCGACGCCGTTGTGAGGTGTTGGGTCTGGAGCCGTGTAGCAACAGGTCGGAGTGGATGGAGATTTGCCCGGCTTTCATGATCAGGGGCACGGGGTCGCCAAATTTTTCGGCGTGGTGAACAGATTGTCCAAGGACGTTATTTTCTTCTGGTGTGCTGCGTTCAAAGGGTATTTGTCCGTGGAGGTGCGAGCCGGGGATGACTTCCATGGGGGCGTTTGCGAGGTCAACATCGTCAATGGCGAGCCAGACGGTTACGGTTTTGGAGGGTGTGAGGGGCCAGTAGGATGCGTCTTGATGAAAGGCGACTTTTTTGCCGTCTCCGGGCATTTTGCTGAAGTAGTGGGTCATGCGCGAGACGAGGTTGGGTCCGAGCAGGTCTTCGACGTAGTCGAGGATGCGGTTATCGACGAGCAGGTCGTAGATGCCTTTGCAACTGCGGTGCCATCCGTTGATTGAGTAGCTGTTTTTGCCCGCTGCCTGTGTTTTGTCCATGAGTTTGTCAAAGTACGCGCGGTTGGCTTCGGCTTCTTTTTTGCTGAAGACGTCGAGGGGGAAGATGTATCCCTTTTCGTTGAATTGCTGGATTTGCGCGCGCGTCAGTTTTTTGGGCGCGTTATTTTTTGCTGGATAAAATTTTAGTTCCCGTTTCATGTCGGGCAGGGCGTCGGTTATGGGCATGGGTTCTCCTTCTTATATTTGGCATTTATCATCCTGTTCATCCTTCCATCCTGCTCATCCTGATGAACTGGTCTGAAAATCGACCAGTTGTACACCGCTTCTGACAATGTTTTCGCTTTTATCCTGTTCATCCTTCCATCCTGCTCATCCTGATCCCGATCCGCCGTAAAAGAATACGACTTCTCGCGTTGCTTTTTCTCCGCTTACTTTGTCCTGTACGGTGATTTCTACCACATTTACCCCCGGTTTGGCTTTTTTTAGATCGAGTTCTACGTATTCGCGTTCTTCTTCGTCGGTGCCTACCTGTTCATAGGTTACGGAGACCTGGGGTTTTTGCTGCCGCAGAAGTGCGCGAATTCCCGAGGTGATGACGCCTGCGAGGCCTACGGTGTTGCGGGGGTTGAATTGTACGCGGTACTGTACTTTGTAACGGGTTTGCCCGAAGGTGTCGCGTTTCAAATTGTAGATTTCAAAATAGGCGAATACCCGGCTGCCCAGGGGGTAGCTTCGGGAAGCCATTGGCGATACGTAGATGTCTTTTTTTTGGAGGCGATCATTGGTGCCCGTGTCGGTGATTGAGGATGCGAGTTGTATGCCGCTGATTTTTACGCCTTCGGAGTTGAAATCAGAGACCGAGAGTTCTTGTTTGTACGCACCTGCGCGCCCGGATAATTCGTCTTCCAATTGTACCTGTAGCTGATATTTTTCTCCGGGAGATGCTTCAATGCGTATGACGTCGGGGATGAATACGCCCCGGGTTTTGGGAAATTTTCGGCTGTTCTGGTAGGAGAGTATTTCGTTTGTGCGGTAGATATTTTCATGGCTTGCGTCCGCCAGGGCGAGGGTGGCTTTTGTGTGTATGAGATAATCCCGGTCGCCTTTGCCCACGGTGACTTCTGCTGGGGGCACTCCGTAATACACTTCTACGATGGTTTTGCCATCTGGTCCGCGGAAGTCCGCGACGTCGTAAAAGAAGTGGAGGGCGTCTTTGCCCACGCTGGGGCGATAATAGTCGGGTACAGCGCCGATAGATTGCTGATATATGACTCCGGGCGCGTATTCCATGAGCCGCGCCACGCTGGCGATTCGGTTGTCGCTTTGGGGTAAGGGCGGCATGGGCGCGAAGTCAAAATGTCCGTTTCCGACTTCATCGGTAAAGGTGAATTCTACGCCGCCTTGCAGTTGTGTATATGTCCAGGTTTCCCAGGGTACGGTTTCGAATTCGCGGTCTGATGTTACGGGACTGTAATTCAAGAAGCGTTGCTCTGTTCGGGGGGCGACCGATATGTCAAATGGACTGGATGCGACGAGGTCGGGTATTACAAATTGGAATCCCAGGGTTTCGGCCTCTTCTCCGGGGTTCAGGGCGAGGACGGCGTCGTCTTCTCCGGCATCTGTGCCAAATACGCCGGTGTTCAGGCTTTGGTTTGTGATGTTGCCTTCAAACGGTTTGCGCTGGCTGCGTATGGGAAAGACCGGTCCTGTGAATGTGTGATAGGTCGCGGCTGGTCCCCAGATATCGGCTGCCATTCGGTTGCGAACGGCTTCTACTTCTGGCGATGTTACAAATTCGCGCTGGTTGGAGCGAGACCGATAATCGGGTTCGCCGTACCGGATATAGACTTCGCCCCTCTGGTCCCAGGGGCTGATTTTTTTGGAAAAGAAGGTGCGCGCATACCACACCCGCCGGTAGTGTTCTACGATGCGTTCGTTGATTTGGGTCAGAAGATCCGAGTCTCGCCGCCGCCAGAATTTTTGCAGATAGTCCTGCTTTTCGGGTTCTTCGGATAGGCTCTGATATGCGTGCCATTCTTTTTCTGAGGCGACGAGAGATATATCGGTGTAATAGGCGCGTTCGGTTTTGTCAACGCGTTGTAAATAGCGTTCGTAGTAGTTCAGGGCGAGGCGGTGTTCTTTCTGATGAAAATAGCCTGCGGCGGCGAGGGGCAAGAGGCGGAGTTCGGGGTCGTGCGCGTTGATATAGGGGATGATGTGCGCCGCGATCTGGTCGTGTTGATCGGCCTGTACGCAGGCGAGGCCAAAATAGTACAGTCCGTCGGGGTTATCCGATTCTACCTGGATGTATTTTAGATAGTAATCTACGGCTTTCTGGTGGTCTTCCTGAAATCGTTCGTACAATTCGCCCAGTAGGCGGTACGCAGGTCCATAAGTCGAGTCGAGTTTGGTCGCTCGTTTGGCTTCGCCTACGGCTTTGCGGAAGTTGCTATACGCCGATAGGCCCGAGGCCGGGCGTTCGGCATAGACGAGTCCCAAACCCACATACGCTTCTGCCAGATTTTGATCCAGATCTTTGGCCGTCTTGAAAGCGGCTTCCGCTTTTTCAAAGTCGCGGTTTTTTAAGTACGCATAGCCCAGGCGAGATTGGATGTGCGCGTCTTTGGGGAAGGTTTTGGTTAAGTCC
This sequence is a window from Gemmatimonadota bacterium. Protein-coding genes within it:
- a CDS encoding phytanoyl-CoA dioxygenase family protein, whose product is MPITDALPDMKRELKFYPAKNNAPKKLTRAQIQQFNEKGYIFPLDVFSKKEAEANRAYFDKLMDKTQAAGKNSYSINGWHRSCKGIYDLLVDNRILDYVEDLLGPNLVSRMTHYFSKMPGDGKKVAFHQDASYWPLTPSKTVTVWLAIDDVDLANAPMEVIPGSHLHGQIPFERSTPEENNVLGQSVHHAEKFGDPVPLIMKAGQISIHSDLLLHGSRPNTSQRRRCGLTLRYMPPEVRTRETDHSPAVLCRGIDPSGYWQHTPRPDGDKIPKRK
- a CDS encoding dienelactone hydrolase family protein — translated: MRPISFEDDLSRLIDQAQPSLLFEGATKEDFCVWQEEFRDVLTGLIGPRPERAALCLEFEEEIDCGVYVRRRISYQTEPGVFVPAYLLVPKGLTQGDKAPGLLCLHGHGHFGKDSVVGLNDTPERQAEIDKCSYDFGHGFAEQGYVVLAPDLRGFGERRPGYPGPRTDFCPRNYMCATLLGTTVVALHLCDLGAALDVLQGLDFVDGDRLGCAGLSLGGRMTMMISAFDSRIKIAVPSGCMNLYQERYQALSQCGAQLIPGLLRYGDTPEIFSLIAPRPMVIEIGTQDRLIPHDWAARGLARIRKAYRAAGAIRDLFVDRFDGGHQFNMTVAQRVLGRLRRG
- a CDS encoding sugar phosphate isomerase/epimerase, yielding MILGLASPTYSGTLPEQAPLLWLLDRCAEYDLKAMEAPLPLSGTDHPKEVKEKAADLGVTWVGYWSEDFVTPDGGEIRLRERAERAFDQASIGGVKTIVIFGRGSLHNRFTRQPPLADQLRLAADHLRPVAEAASERDIQLSLLPHLDYRGHEMVSVMEKVCHPNLMMAFDTANPFPVCEEPVAAAKVVLPHAVAVAFKDVQIYPHRSNDVTIWGTPIGRGSVDFETLLPMLSEQLPNPEKTTACIKLRLPPGSAEHVDWMNQSLTYLRSHL
- a CDS encoding MBL fold metallo-hydrolase, with the protein product MTRLQLLCTGTPAPLAHRGGSSYLVQTGDETLIFDCGPASVRRMLEAGLALPSIDHLFLTHLHYDHCIDFAYLVLTRWDQSVGQIPELQVYGPAPTAHMAHRLFSADGAFGPDLAARTLHPGSHFVYEARGGTMPRKRPNPQVREVGSGDRIETDGWQVDVAEVVHVQPQLTCLAYRLTTPDGTIVFGGDTAPVDRLTDLARGADVLLHMCHFINGEVDDERLTSCCSGHLDAATTARDAGVKTLVLVHLTEQLETPGVRERVLHEVGEIFDGQVILGEDLLEVPMGTIDTEPVR
- a CDS encoding MATE family efflux transporter, with protein sequence MPQSGSASRTPNTSIDQAPVLPQVWAIAWPVVAASMLDAMEGLIDISMVGQLGPEAISAVGLSRQILFLTMVMAMSISTGSRTLVAQFYGAERHEDLSHTAQQAILMGALLAVVMALLGGLIARPTLILLGAQPEVLGHAVPFLRIYFGGVIFMMLNYLISAIFGGAGDTRTPLKISCLIIILKLPLTYGLIFGAWGLPQMGVCGAAVGTLASRAVGCIVGFWLLTSGRSRVQMRWTWRLSFNRDIIGRMMQIGVPAGIQGFFRNGARILFYRVASWTSQPTTAVAALTIGLQMRMIGIMPALAFGVAATALVGQRLGAKQIPQAERFGSSAIRLCMVFIVVCAIVICAFAREIVDLFTDSVAVIDMGYIMLWFFTIAQVFSALSIVSAGVLAGGGETRPPLYYTILAQWVVMLPLSYVLAFLFGMDTLGIWIAWLIGGIIQGVLVWTSYLKGRWKQTVI
- a CDS encoding CocE/NonD family hydrolase yields the protein MNNAMEILTDPDVWVPMRDGMRMAAHVFRPDAEGCFPGILLRTPYGRPKSGFERYVRAGYAVVSMDSRGRYGSEGDWVPFTEAHTGDAEDGYDSVEWLAAQPWCNGRIGTLGASYNAWMQWQLAKLRPPHLVAMCAYTIPLELTEVDWPGGFRPGRRIKWWLTSMAPDLRRRQGLPPPHTPAEALEVWNEDVESQWLDYLPWLDFPRHLPPGLAEYARDWLEHPNRRAWRFDEVHGEVAVPNLDFSGWYDHCNGSMQHLQLMQRNGRTEQSRSQTKLIAGPWNHPSLGRREVAGFDFGPQAELDLPGMIIRWFDYWLKEDDNGIDCEPAVRYFAMAGKGGYWREADTWPPPNTTSRAYLLSSDGNAGFGGSGRLSVDGGNDGVDRFDYDPHDPVPTLWTKELFTGPSDRRLLEDRDDILCYRSAPLTEAVEVAGYPEAVLFVSSSAPDTDFFARLIDEYPPTDGDQAPALEMCYGMVCARHRNGLDSEELLESGMVVELRIQLGPTACRFEPGHRIRLEITSSDFPNHDRNHNTGRNDLADTELVRATNAVHHSAAHPSRLVLPTISHPIAD
- a CDS encoding phytanoyl-CoA dioxygenase family protein; this encodes MMTPEQRYLFDLNGYLHLRNALSEDELNTAREAAERYVTTPEAKLPEGFGKNGKRHLHGFAFDKALERLTLHPATWPIVTELTNGRPRLTSGTLQVNIPDQNDEALRLHCARDDFGWDATRYEVRNGRIFCDNTVCFPYLTDVHSGDGGLLVVPGSHKSLFDRPRHLFQNGLIENRDHIPEGVVNITPKAGDIVVMNELVTHGALPWTPKDRMRMILVLRYHPQYAGRSELPQAIQQRLSPETLELTAHAGYQDQKEIATRNDIALTV
- a CDS encoding GWxTD domain-containing protein — protein: MTWARICILYALLCILSPEQAAADQRDSLLTLGQKYLREGRAEAAVATFSDLTKTFPKDAHIQSRLGYAYLKNRDFEKAEAAFKTAKDLDQNLAEAYVGLGLVYAERPASGLSAYSNFRKAVGEAKRATKLDSTYGPAYRLLGELYERFQEDHQKAVDYYLKYIQVESDNPDGLYYFGLACVQADQHDQIAAHIIPYINAHDPELRLLPLAAAGYFHQKEHRLALNYYERYLQRVDKTERAYYTDISLVASEKEWHAYQSLSEEPEKQDYLQKFWRRRDSDLLTQINERIVEHYRRVWYARTFFSKKISPWDQRGEVYIRYGEPDYRSRSNQREFVTSPEVEAVRNRMAADIWGPAATYHTFTGPVFPIRSQRKPFEGNITNQSLNTGVFGTDAGEDDAVLALNPGEEAETLGFQFVIPDLVASSPFDISVAPRTEQRFLNYSPVTSDREFETVPWETWTYTQLQGGVEFTFTDEVGNGHFDFAPMPPLPQSDNRIASVARLMEYAPGVIYQQSIGAVPDYYRPSVGKDALHFFYDVADFRGPDGKTIVEVYYGVPPAEVTVGKGDRDYLIHTKATLALADASHENIYRTNEILSYQNSRKFPKTRGVFIPDVIRIEASPGEKYQLQVQLEDELSGRAGAYKQELSVSDFNSEGVKISGIQLASSITDTGTNDRLQKKDIYVSPMASRSYPLGSRVFAYFEIYNLKRDTFGQTRYKVQYRVQFNPRNTVGLAGVITSGIRALLRQQKPQVSVTYEQVGTDEEEREYVELDLKKAKPGVNVVEITVQDKVSGEKATREVVFFYGGSGSG